The following is a genomic window from Paenibacillus thiaminolyticus.
GATCGGCTGGCCGGAAGCAAGCGCTTCGGGGCGTCCCGGATACAGCTCATAGATCACGTCGGTATAGCCGATGCGCACGACCTGGTCGCGATCCTCCATTCGCAATCCGAGCGCATGCGCGGCTTCGCGCAGCGGAATCAGCCGGCTGCCTCTCGCATCGATATGCGATCCGTCCAGCAGCGCCGTGCTTGTCGGACTGGGCGGTTCAATCGGATTCGGCTTGGCGCAGGATGCCGTGATCCCTAGCAATGATGCGGCGCAGCACAGCAGCCAAAAACGAACGCCGGAGTAACCCATGGCGAATTCACCTCATTCGTTTTGATAAAATATAAGAAGCACCCGATTCGGTCTATACTTGGCTTATATTTCTCGCAGCAGCGCTTGCCCCTCTTCGAAAGAGGCGAAGACGCTTCTACTTGCAGTGTGCGCCGGGAGCGGGCTGGTTATGTATGACAGCGCGCCGAAGTCAGCGTCCCGTCGCTTCGATCCAGCGGAACATTCGCTGCACGGCTGCGCAGTGCTTCTCGGGCGGGAATAAATGACCTTCCCCGGCATAAGTATGCAGTTCCGTCTCCTTGCCGAGCGATGCCAGCCTGTCCCGCATCCGGACAGCATGGGCATAAGGAACCTGCTCATCCTCCGTCCCGTGGATAAGCAGGACGGGACAGCTGATCTGCTCCGCCAGATGGATCGGAGAGCGAAGGCGGAACGCCGCTTCCTGCCGGGCAGGCGTTCCTCCGATAACGCGCTTGAGCATGCGCCGCAGGTCGATGCGTTCCTCGTACGTCTGGGCCAGATCCGATACGCCGCTCCAGAGGATGAGGCGATGGATGCCGGGGGCGCCTGCCGCCGTTCTAGCCGCGTTGATGGCCCCGCGGGAGAAGCCCATGACGGAGATTCGCCGCGCATCGACGAACGGCAGTTGGACGAGCATGCGCCAGGCGGCGCGTACATCCTCCGTGTCGGAGCCGCCGAATTCATCCCGGCCTTCGCCCCCTTCATTGCCGCGGTAGCACGGGGCGAAGACGATATATCCATGGCTGGAGAACTGCTCCAGCCAATGCGTCCGCACGCGGCCGAACTTGCCCATTCCGCCGCGGCAATAGAGAAGGACTGGCCAACTGCCCGCCGACATGTCCCGGCGTTCCGGCGGCCAGCCGCAGGCCGCTTCCGCCGGGCGCGGAAGCTCCGGGCACGCATAGTGGCCGCGAAGCCAGAGCCCCAGCCGCTCCGGATCCAAGCGGTATCCGGGCGGCAGGCTCAAATATCCGGTGACCTTGTGCTCCCCGGAGAGGTAGGTAAGATGGAGCAGCATGGGCGAATCCTCCGGTTCTTGTCCTTGGACATGTATTTTCTATATAGTGTGTCTATCGTCTCATATATTTCTTGCATCATGCAGCCGGATTGGCCGCGTTTTATTTAATGCCATTCATAGGTATTATAATCATAGGATTGACCTGGGAACCAGCAATCGGTCGTTGCTGTCATTTACTATTAATCCCATTAATTTTTTTAATTTCCATATTCGGATCAAGAACAGGAGGCGGTATTTATGAATCCGATACCCGATCATCTCGCCTGGGGGCTGGATGTGCTGTTCGTCGGCTTCAATCCAAGCCCGCGCTCGGGGGAGACGGGCCATCATTACGCCAATCCGCGCAACCGCTTCTGGACGATCCTGCACCGGGCCGGCTTGACCCCGAGGTTGTACCGGGCCGAGGAGGACGGAGAACTGCTTAAGCTGGGCTACGGCTTCACCAACATTGTCGCCCGGCCGACTCCGACGGCAGCGGACATCACGGCGGCCGAATATGCAGAGGGGCGCAACCTGCTTCGCCGCAAAATCGAGACGTACCGTCCGCAGACCGTATGCTTCGTCGGCAAGGGCGTCTATGAAGCTTACAGCGGACGGAGAGGCGTGGAATGGGGATTCCAGGACGAGCCGGTCGTAGAAGGCGTGCGCGATTTCGTGGCGCCGTCATCCAGCGGTCTTGTGCGGATGAAGCTGGAGGAGATCGTTAGCATCTATGCGCAGTTGGCCCGGCAGCAAGATGGGGAGTGAATCGCCGCAGGAGCTCTGGGCGGAATGCCCAGAGGGCTGAATTTTCGAGCATGACGGAGGATAACTGTAAGCGGAAGCGCTCAGGCTCCAAGCAGCGCACTCCGGTCGTGAGAGGCGTGCTGAGGCGTTTTCAGGACGTTTTCAACGACAGGCCCTTATCCGTTATACTTACAGAAGCTGTTTACGCATCGATTAGGAATGCGTAAATCCATTCAAGCAGGGAGTGACGATTTTGAGTAACGAGCATATGTTGGAACGCAAAAATGAATTGCTGCGCCGCAATATTCAACAGTATCTTCTTCTAGAGAATCAGCACGGATTAAGCCAGCAGGAGCAGCATTTTTTGCAGCATCTCATTAAGGAAATGCACCAGAACAATTATGAGATGAACCGTCAATCGTAACCCCCTCCCGCTTATTTGCGGCCCTCGGGCGTGCCATATAGCGAAGAGTCCGGATGCCCGGGCTCTTTTTTTCATGGGAGGATAACATGTACAATAGAGAACATCGGGCTTGAACCGAGTGCAGCAACAGGCAACAACGAAAGGATAGTATGGTCATGCAGGAGAAGGAAGGGTTCTTGGCAAGCAAGCGGCGGGAGGGCATCGTTCTCAATACGGTACAGACAGAGGCGGTCCTTCATACCGACGGGCCAATGCTGCTGCTGGCCTCTCCCGGATCGGGGAAG
Proteins encoded in this region:
- a CDS encoding mismatch-specific DNA-glycosylase, whose amino-acid sequence is MNPIPDHLAWGLDVLFVGFNPSPRSGETGHHYANPRNRFWTILHRAGLTPRLYRAEEDGELLKLGYGFTNIVARPTPTAADITAAEYAEGRNLLRRKIETYRPQTVCFVGKGVYEAYSGRRGVEWGFQDEPVVEGVRDFVAPSSSGLVRMKLEEIVSIYAQLARQQDGE
- a CDS encoding alpha/beta hydrolase family protein; translated protein: MLLHLTYLSGEHKVTGYLSLPPGYRLDPERLGLWLRGHYACPELPRPAEAACGWPPERRDMSAGSWPVLLYCRGGMGKFGRVRTHWLEQFSSHGYIVFAPCYRGNEGGEGRDEFGGSDTEDVRAAWRMLVQLPFVDARRISVMGFSRGAINAARTAAGAPGIHRLILWSGVSDLAQTYEERIDLRRMLKRVIGGTPARQEAAFRLRSPIHLAEQISCPVLLIHGTEDEQVPYAHAVRMRDRLASLGKETELHTYAGEGHLFPPEKHCAAVQRMFRWIEATGR
- a CDS encoding copper amine oxidase N-terminal domain-containing protein; this encodes MGYSGVRFWLLCCAASLLGITASCAKPNPIEPPSPTSTALLDGSHIDARGSRLIPLREAAHALGLRMEDRDQVVRIGYTDVIYELYPGRPEALASGQPITLPQAPVRLKGAPFATVESLSLLLQAPVQWNPERQTIDIGAIRMQGRRRPTAASRRAGSA